A stretch of DNA from Myxococcota bacterium:
TCCGCGTCCGCGCGCGCACGGCGCGGATGTACTCCTGGAGGACCGTGCCGATCACGAAGGCGGCGAGGCTCCAGGCGACGATCGCGTAGAAGCTCAGGTCGCGACCGAGGGTGACCGCGAGCACGGCGAGTGACACCCCGAAGGCGACGCTCGGCCACACGAACTGACGTCGCAGGTTTGCGACCGATGCACGCCGCCAGGCGATCAGCGGCCCGACGCCGGTGAGGAAGAGCAGCAGCAGGGCGAGCGGGCCGTTCATCGTGTTGAAGAACACCGGGCCCACCGCGATGCGGTTGCCGGTGATGGCCTCGGAAAAGACCGGGAACATCGTGCCCCAGAACACGACCATCAGGATCGCGATGAACACCCAGTTGTTGAGCAGGAAGCTCGCCTCGCGCGACACGAGGCTCTCGAGCTGGTTCTCGCTGCGGATCCCCTCACGGCGCCAGAGCACGGCGGCGAGGAACACGAAGGCGGTGACCAGCACGTAGCCGAGGAAGACCGAGGTGAAGAGCGGCGTCTGGGCGAAGGCATGCACCGACTGCACCACGCCGCTCCGGGTCAGGAACGTGCCGAACAGACACAGCGTGTAGGTGAGCCCGATGAGCAACAGGTTCCAGGTCTTCAGCATGTCGCGCTTTTCCTGGATCATCACCGAGTGCAGATACGCCGTGGCCGGGAGCCAGGGCATGAACGACGCGTTCTCCACCGGGTCCCAGGCCCAGTAGCCGCCCCAGCCGAGCACCTCGTAGGCCCAGCGACCGCCGAGCAGGATCCCGATGGACAGGAAGAGCCAGGGGAAGAGCGTCCAGCGCCGCGTGGTGCGGAACCAGGTGGCCGAGAGGTCGCCCGTGATCAGCGCCGCCAGCGCGAACGCGAAAGGCACCACGAACCCGACCATGCCCGTGTAGAGCATGAGCGGGTGGATCATCATCACCGGGTGTTGGAGCAGCGGGTTCAGCCCGCTGCCGTCGGAAGCGACGTGGCCCGGCGGCAGCTTCTCGAAGGGGTCGGTGACGCCCACGAGCAGCACCAGGAAGAACAGGGTGTTCGCGAACAGCACCGCGACCACCCAGGGCATCAGCGTGCGCACCCGGCCCCGGTGGAACCAGACCGCCGCCGCGCCGTAGGCCGTCAGCATCCAGCACCACAAGAGCAGCGAGCCGGCCTGGCCACCCCACAGCGCCGCGAGACGGTATTGGAGGGGCATGCTGCGCGCCGAGTGGGACGCCACGTAGGCGAGCTGGTAGTCGAACTGGGCGAAGGAGACGAAGAGCGCTGCGATCGCCGATGTGACACCGAAGAACACGACGTACACGCTGCGCTCGGACACCTGGGTCCAGACCGCGCGCTTGCTGATCCCCGCGTAGATCGCCGCCACGAAGCCGGCGAGGGCGATCAACAGGGAAAGACGTAGAGAAATCGCTCCGATTTCGGACATGCCGCTCCTGGCTCACTCACTGCGCTCACGGGGGGCGGGAGGGAGTCGAGCAGACATCCCGCTCGACGGGCGTGGACAAGGCCTGGGCTATGTGGACGCGGGGTGCGGTCCTAGCTCTCGGTCGACGGCGGTCCGCCTTCCTGGCCTTCGAACTTCGAGGGGCACTTCGCCAACAGCTTGTCGGCGTGGACGCGCGCGATGCTGCCCTCCCGCAGCAGTCGTCCCTCGAGCACGACCTCGGCCCCGTCCTTGAAGAGGTCGGGGGTCTCGAGGCTCGCGAACACTACGTCCATCGCGCCTTCGGACGAGCCCCCGCCGTGGGGCGGCTCGTTCTGGACGGCGAAGCGGACGCTGCGGCTTCCGACGTCGCGCTCGATCGTGCCCTCGCTGACGTAGCCGTGCACACGGGCGGGCTGGCCCGCCTGGGCATCGACCGAGGCGGTGAACTCTTCGAGCGATTGGTAGTAGGTGAAGGAGGCACCCGCTTCGAGATTGCTCAGCGCGTACCAACCGAGGAGCAGCGCGATCAGCGTCGCGCCCCCCGCTACCTGGAACCCCTTCGACATCGAGGTCGAGCATATCCGAGGTGTCTCGCTCCAGCAAAACGAGGCCGGTCCAGAAACCTACGAAAAACAAGCACTTGCAAGTGGGCCGCCGTTGACACGCAGAACCCGCGCAGCTACCCGGAGGTATGCGCCCGAAGCCCGCCCAGCGGCTCGCCGAAATCCAGCCCTTCCTGGCGATGGACGTCATGGAGCGGGCCTTCGCCATGGAGCGGGACGGCGCCGAGGTGCTCCACCTCGAGGTCGGCGAGCCCCAGTTCGCGCCGCCGCCGGCCGCCGTGGCCGCCTGCCACGCCGCCCTCGACGCGGGGGAGACCCAGTACACGGACAGCCGCGGCCTCCACGAGCTGCGCTGCGCCATCGCGCGGGACGCCGAGGAGCGCCACGGCGTGGCCGTCGATCCCGACCGCGTCCTGGTGACGAGCGGCACCTCGCCCGCGATGCTGCTCGTGTTCTCGGCCCTCATCGATCCCGGCGACGAAGTGGTGATGGGGACGCCCCACTACCCCTGCTACCCGACCTTCGTGCGCTCCTGCGGCGGGGTTCCGGTGTTCGTGCCCACCGATCCGGAGCGGGGCTACGCCCTCGACGTCGACGCGGTCGCCGAGGCGATCACGCCGCGCACGAAGGCGATCATCGTCGGGTCCCCGGCGAACCCGACTGGTGCGATCCAGAGCGCCGACGCACTGCGCGGGCTGGCCGGGCTCGGGCCGCCGCTGGTGTCCGACGAGATCTACGACGGGCTGGTCTACGACGGGGTCCGCACGACGTCGGCGCTGACCATCACCGACGACGCCTTCGTCCTCGACGGCTGTTCGAAGCGCTACGCGATGACCGGCTTCCGGCTCGGGTGGGTGATCGCTCCCGAGGGCGCGATGCGCGACCTCCAGGTGTTACAGCAGAACCTCTTCATCTCCGCGAATCGCTTCGTGCAGCACGCGGGCATCGGTGCCCTCGAGGGTGGCGCGGACACCACCGCTGCGATGTGCGCGGCCTTCGCCGCGCGCCGCGATCGCCTGGTCGGCGGCTTGCGCGAGCTCGGCTTCCGGATTCCCCAGGCGCCGGTCGGCGCCTTCTACGTGTTCGCTGACGCGCGCGCGTTTGGATCCAGGTCGGTCGACCTGGCCTTCGCCCTGCTCGAGCGCGCCCAGGTCGGGGCCGGTCCCGGGCTCGACTTCGGCGAGGCCGGTGAGGGGTGGCTGCGTTTCTCCTTCGCGGTGTCCGAGGCGACCGTCGACGGCGCCCTGGAGCGGCTGGCGGGCGTGATGCCGGAGTTCGCGTGAGCGCGCGGCGCAAGAAGGACGCGCGTCCGAAGCTACGGGTGAAGCAGGCCGAGCTCCTGACGAGCGCCGCAAAGCCCTCCGGCTTTCCCGCGCCCGGTCCGCCGGAGGTCGCGTTCCTCGGGCGTTCGAACGTCGGGAAGTCCAGCTTGCTGAACGCCCTCGTCGGCCGCAAAGCCCTGGCCCGTACCTCGTCGACGCCGGGGAAGACCCGCCTGCTCAACTGGTTCCGCGTGGAGCGCACGAGTGGCGAGCTGTGGTTCGTGGATCTCCCGGGCTACGGGTACGCAAAGGTCGCGCGCACCGAACGCGCCCAGTGGAAGGACTGGATCGAGGCCTACCTCGACCAGCGCGAGACCCTGCGCCTCGCCGTGCTGCTCCAGGATCTGCGCCGCGACCCGGGCGAAGACGAGACGCTGCTGCTCGAGTGGCTGCGCGAGCGCGAGGTGCCCAGCCTCGTCGCGCTCACGAAGTGCGACAAGCTGAAGCCGATGCGCCGCGCCCAGCGGGTGCGCGTGTTGAAGGGGGCGAAGGAGCTTCCGGCCGATCGTATCGTCGCCACCTCCGCCCAGGCCGGAATCGGGCTCGTCGACCTGTGGCGTGCGATCGACGAGGCGACTGGGCTCGGTTCCGCCGCCGATCGCTCGAGCGCCCCCCCCACCGACCCGCCGGCGGAGTGAGCGCTAGCGAAAGAGGTCTTGGGACGGGTCGCGCAGGGTGTCGGCGAGTCGGCCGTCGCCTTGAGGCGTGCGCCCCGTGATCCACACGGCCGGGATGCCGGCGTCCTTCACCATCAGCAGTCCCGCTGCGGCCGCGAGCTGATCCGCAGTCGCGGTCGTCGTGACCTCGAGCGGGCGGCCGGTCCAGTCTTCGCCGCCGCGCAGGTCCTCGATGGGCGCAATGCCCGCGCTCCCGAGGGCGACGTCGACGAGTCCTTCGCGCCAGGGTCGGCCGAAGGTGTCGCTGACGATCACCGCGACGTCTTTCGCGCCGCCGGAGAGCAGCCCGTCGCGCAGCGCCCGCGCCGACGCGTCCGGGTCCTCGGGCAACAGAATCGCCGTGTCGGCGGCGCCGGCGTTCGAGAGATCGACGCCGGCGTTCGCGCACACGAAGCCATGGCGGGTCTCGCTGATCAGCACGCGATGGCCGCGCCGGACGACGCGCGCCGACTCGCGCAGCACCACCTCGACGTGGCGCGGATCCTTGTCGTCCTCGCGCGCGATGCGCTCCGCCTCGGCCGACGGGGTGACGTCCGCCAGCGCGACGATGCGACCCTCGGCCTTCGACACGATCTTCTGGCAGACGACCAGCACGCCGTCGGACAGCGAAACCCCCTGGGCGCCCGCCGCGACGCGCAGCAGCGCCGCGAGGTCGTCACCAGGCTTCACCGCGGGCACCTGCTCGAGGGCGGTCAGCACGAGCGGATTCATGAGCGCTCCCAGACTTCGAGGATGGCGCGCGTGGCGGGGCCGAGGCTTTCGACGTCCAGCGCCGAACGCGCGTCTTCGACGAAATCGATGTCGATGGCCAGCGAGGGCAGGGTGCATTCGACATACGGCACGCCCGCCGCGAGGGCCGCATCGCGGTGGCGCGCGGCGCTGTCGCGGCCGAAGCGCGCCGGGATCACGTCGGGCGGTCGGCGAAACAGGGCGGAGGTCCCGCCGTCGTTCGAGGGCGCGAGGCTCACCCCGTGTTCCGGACCGGCTTCCAGGAGTGCGTGGATGTCGTCCGGCGCCGCCGCCGCGACGTCGCCGAGGACGACCAGCACCCCGTCGCTGGGCCCGGCGAGCTGATGGCAAGCGGCTTCGATCGCCGCGTTGAGCCCCGGATCGTCGCGCAGCAGCGGCTCGGCCCCCGCCTGCTTCGCGGCGTCGGCGACGCGGGCATCGGGGGTGGTCACGGCGACGCGGTCCAGTTCGGGGACGGCACACAGGCAGCGCACCAGATCGCTCATCATCGCGAGGGAGAGCGCCTCGAGTTCTTCGCGCGCGCGCTCGGGGAACATGCGCGACTTCGCGTCGTCGAGACCCTTCACCGGAACCACGGCGGAGATCACGCGAGCGACCGCGCGAGTGCGAGCGCTTCTTCGGAGAGGGACTGGGCGATCTCGGGTGTTCGCATCAGGGTCTCGGTGACCCGCGTCGCCGGTCCGGTGGCGCCGATGGCGGCGGCGAGGTCCGCGTCGCGCTGGTCGATCACGTACCCGTCGAGCAGGTCGCCGTAGAAGCGCGCCACGCCGGCGGCGGACACCTCGTGGCCCAGCCCGCGCAGCAACCGATCGGCCGGGCCCTTGACCGGCGCGCCGCCGATGATCGGGGACACGGCCACGACCGGGGCTCGGGCGGCGCGGACGGCGTCACGGATGCCGGGTACCGCGAGGATCGGTCCGATCGAGACCACCGGGTTGCTCGGCGCGAACAGGATCACGTCGGCGTCGGCGAGGGCCTCGAGGACGCCGGGCCCGGGCGTCGCGACTTCGGCCGCGGAGAGGTCGACCCCCACCACTTCGTCCGGCGCACCGTCTCGCGCCAGGTACTCCTCGAAGTGGAGCTGCCGTCCGCCGCGCAGCGACACCAGGGTGGGGCACGGGTCCTCGGACATCACGAGGATGCGTGTCGCAACGCCCAGGGCCCGGCGCAGGCCGTCGCTGATCTCGCCGAGGCCGACACCCCGCGCGAGCTCGCGTGT
This window harbors:
- a CDS encoding heme lyase CcmF/NrfE family subunit, coding for MSEIGAISLRLSLLIALAGFVAAIYAGISKRAVWTQVSERSVYVVFFGVTSAIAALFVSFAQFDYQLAYVASHSARSMPLQYRLAALWGGQAGSLLLWCWMLTAYGAAAVWFHRGRVRTLMPWVVAVLFANTLFFLVLLVGVTDPFEKLPPGHVASDGSGLNPLLQHPVMMIHPLMLYTGMVGFVVPFAFALAALITGDLSATWFRTTRRWTLFPWLFLSIGILLGGRWAYEVLGWGGYWAWDPVENASFMPWLPATAYLHSVMIQEKRDMLKTWNLLLIGLTYTLCLFGTFLTRSGVVQSVHAFAQTPLFTSVFLGYVLVTAFVFLAAVLWRREGIRSENQLESLVSREASFLLNNWVFIAILMVVFWGTMFPVFSEAITGNRIAVGPVFFNTMNGPLALLLLFLTGVGPLIAWRRASVANLRRQFVWPSVAFGVSLAVLAVTLGRDLSFYAIVAWSLAAFVIGTVLQEYIRAVRARTRKGEEGVFGALGSLLRKNQQRYGGYIVHLGVVFVLIGTTGSVLNEERLENVRPGDSFALEPYRFEYRTALANQAQHYGGARARLALYRGDEGLVTMVPEKRMYWLEQQPASIPSVYSTLREDVYVILTAIENDGSATFKVYRNPLVNWIWIGGVVFVLGTIAVMWPHPERR
- a CDS encoding cytochrome c maturation protein CcmE, with the translated sequence MSKGFQVAGGATLIALLLGWYALSNLEAGASFTYYQSLEEFTASVDAQAGQPARVHGYVSEGTIERDVGSRSVRFAVQNEPPHGGGSSEGAMDVVFASLETPDLFKDGAEVVLEGRLLREGSIARVHADKLLAKCPSKFEGQEGGPPSTES
- a CDS encoding aminotransferase class I/II-fold pyridoxal phosphate-dependent enzyme; protein product: MRPKPAQRLAEIQPFLAMDVMERAFAMERDGAEVLHLEVGEPQFAPPPAAVAACHAALDAGETQYTDSRGLHELRCAIARDAEERHGVAVDPDRVLVTSGTSPAMLLVFSALIDPGDEVVMGTPHYPCYPTFVRSCGGVPVFVPTDPERGYALDVDAVAEAITPRTKAIIVGSPANPTGAIQSADALRGLAGLGPPLVSDEIYDGLVYDGVRTTSALTITDDAFVLDGCSKRYAMTGFRLGWVIAPEGAMRDLQVLQQNLFISANRFVQHAGIGALEGGADTTAAMCAAFAARRDRLVGGLRELGFRIPQAPVGAFYVFADARAFGSRSVDLAFALLERAQVGAGPGLDFGEAGEGWLRFSFAVSEATVDGALERLAGVMPEFA
- the yihA gene encoding ribosome biogenesis GTP-binding protein YihA/YsxC translates to MSARRKKDARPKLRVKQAELLTSAAKPSGFPAPGPPEVAFLGRSNVGKSSLLNALVGRKALARTSSTPGKTRLLNWFRVERTSGELWFVDLPGYGYAKVARTERAQWKDWIEAYLDQRETLRLAVLLQDLRRDPGEDETLLLEWLREREVPSLVALTKCDKLKPMRRAQRVRVLKGAKELPADRIVATSAQAGIGLVDLWRAIDEATGLGSAADRSSAPPTDPPAE
- the cofE gene encoding coenzyme F420-0:L-glutamate ligase, yielding MNPLVLTALEQVPAVKPGDDLAALLRVAAGAQGVSLSDGVLVVCQKIVSKAEGRIVALADVTPSAEAERIAREDDKDPRHVEVVLRESARVVRRGHRVLISETRHGFVCANAGVDLSNAGAADTAILLPEDPDASARALRDGLLSGGAKDVAVIVSDTFGRPWREGLVDVALGSAGIAPIEDLRGGEDWTGRPLEVTTTATADQLAAAAGLLMVKDAGIPAVWITGRTPQGDGRLADTLRDPSQDLFR
- the cofC gene encoding 2-phospho-L-lactate guanylyltransferase, whose amino-acid sequence is MISAVVPVKGLDDAKSRMFPERAREELEALSLAMMSDLVRCLCAVPELDRVAVTTPDARVADAAKQAGAEPLLRDDPGLNAAIEAACHQLAGPSDGVLVVLGDVAAAAPDDIHALLEAGPEHGVSLAPSNDGGTSALFRRPPDVIPARFGRDSAARHRDAALAAGVPYVECTLPSLAIDIDFVEDARSALDVESLGPATRAILEVWERS
- the cofD gene encoding 2-phospho-L-lactate transferase, yielding MTTAAPPRVAVLAGGVGAARFLSGVVRAVPPEQVTAIVNTGDDMEFYGVHVSPDVDIVTYTLAGRVNRSRGYGLEGDTTSVIDALGTLGYETWFRLGDADFAHSHHRTRELARGVGLGEISDGLRRALGVATRILVMSEDPCPTLVSLRGGRQLHFEEYLARDGAPDEVVGVDLSAAEVATPGPGVLEALADADVILFAPSNPVVSIGPILAVPGIRDAVRAARAPVVAVSPIIGGAPVKGPADRLLRGLGHEVSAAGVARFYGDLLDGYVIDQRDADLAAAIGATGPATRVTETLMRTPEIAQSLSEEALALARSLA